The following are from one region of the Methyloversatilis discipulorum genome:
- the infC gene encoding translation initiation factor IF-3, whose translation MKSLPGASIARLDFFRLGSTSISQQKSQRTNSEINAPEIRLVGDEGEQLGIMSSRQALAMAEEAGLDLVEIAPLAKPPVCRLMDFGKFKYQEAKRAAEAKAKQKQIQVKEVKFRPGTDEGDYQIKLRNLTRFLQDGDKAKVTLRFRGREMAHQEFGIRLLERVKTDLEALAVVEQFPKLEGRQLIMVLAPQKKKV comes from the coding sequence ATGAAATCGCTTCCCGGGGCATCGATCGCACGGCTTGATTTTTTTCGTCTCGGGAGTACGAGCATCAGTCAGCAAAAATCGCAGCGCACCAATTCGGAGATCAACGCCCCTGAAATCCGCCTCGTAGGCGACGAGGGCGAACAGCTTGGAATCATGTCTTCACGCCAGGCATTGGCCATGGCGGAAGAGGCTGGCCTTGATCTGGTCGAAATTGCGCCGCTTGCCAAGCCGCCGGTCTGTCGTCTGATGGACTTCGGCAAGTTCAAGTACCAGGAAGCCAAGCGCGCTGCCGAGGCGAAAGCCAAGCAGAAGCAGATCCAGGTCAAGGAAGTCAAGTTCCGTCCGGGTACGGACGAGGGTGACTACCAGATCAAGCTGCGCAACCTGACGCGCTTCCTTCAGGACGGCGACAAGGCGAAGGTCACCCTTCGTTTCCGCGGTCGTGAAATGGCGCACCAGGAGTTCGGTATCCGCCTGCTTGAGCGCGTGAAGACGGATCTCGAAGCACTGGCTGTGGTCGAGCAGTTTCCGAAGCTTGAAGGGCGACAGTTGATCATGGTGCTGGCTCCCCAGAAGAAGAAGGTCTGA
- the rpmI gene encoding 50S ribosomal protein L35, producing MPKMKTKKGAAKRFKVRASGSIKRSQAFKRHILTKKTTKSKRQLRGTTAVHATDDARVRNMLPYA from the coding sequence ATGCCCAAGATGAAGACCAAGAAGGGCGCTGCAAAGCGCTTCAAGGTCCGGGCGAGCGGCAGCATCAAGCGTTCGCAGGCGTTCAAGCGCCACATCCTCACCAAGAAGACCACCAAGTCGAAGCGTCAGCTTCGCGGTACGACGGCGGTGCACGCCACGGACGACGCACGCGTCCGCAACATGTTGCCCTACGCATAA
- the rplT gene encoding 50S ribosomal protein L20: MPRVKRGVTARARHKKVLDQAKGYRGRRNSVYRIAKEAVMKAGQYAYRDRRQRKRQFRSLWIVRINAAARELGMTYSTLINGLNKASIQVDRKVLADLAVFDKAAFAAIANQAKAKLAA, translated from the coding sequence ATGCCGAGAGTGAAACGTGGCGTGACGGCACGTGCCCGTCATAAGAAAGTTCTTGACCAGGCCAAGGGTTACCGCGGCCGTCGCAACAGTGTCTACCGGATCGCCAAAGAAGCGGTGATGAAGGCGGGGCAGTATGCCTACCGCGACCGTCGTCAACGCAAGCGTCAGTTCCGTTCGCTGTGGATCGTGCGTATCAACGCCGCCGCACGTGAGCTGGGCATGACCTACTCCACGCTGATCAACGGCCTGAACAAGGCGTCGATCCAGGTGGACCGCAAGGTGCTGGCTGACCTCGCCGTGTTCGACAAGGCTGCGTTTGCCGCCATTGCGAACCAGGCCAAGGCCAAGCTCGCCGCCTGA
- the pheS gene encoding phenylalanine--tRNA ligase subunit alpha, with protein sequence MSDLEALVSQAESDFSAAADAVVLEQVKARYLGKSGSLTELLKGLGKLDPEARKEAGAAINVAKQKVEAALEARRDALRRAALEARLAEEALDVTLPGRGRSRGGLHPVSRTLERIETLFRGIGFDVADGPEIETDFHNFTALNTPENHPARSMHDTFYLEGASDVMLRTHTSPIQVRYMQAHVARHAGADVMPEIRIIAPGRVYRVDSDATHSPMFHQVEGLWVGESVSFADLKGVVSDFLHRFFETDQLDVRFRPSFFPFTEPSAEIDVAFMSGPLAGRWLEIAGCGMVHPNVLGHCGIDAERYTGFAFGFGPDRLTMLRYGINDLRLFYDGDVRFLSQFR encoded by the coding sequence ATGAGTGATCTGGAAGCCCTTGTTTCTCAAGCTGAATCCGATTTTTCTGCCGCGGCCGACGCGGTCGTGCTCGAGCAGGTCAAGGCGCGCTACCTCGGCAAGTCGGGCAGCCTGACCGAACTGCTCAAGGGGCTGGGCAAGCTCGATCCCGAAGCGCGCAAGGAAGCGGGTGCGGCGATCAACGTCGCCAAGCAGAAGGTCGAGGCGGCACTGGAGGCGCGTCGCGACGCGCTGCGCCGTGCCGCACTGGAAGCGCGGCTCGCGGAAGAAGCGCTGGACGTCACGCTGCCCGGCCGTGGCCGCAGTCGCGGCGGTCTGCATCCGGTATCGCGCACGCTGGAGCGCATCGAAACGCTGTTCCGCGGCATCGGCTTCGACGTCGCGGATGGCCCGGAGATCGAAACCGACTTCCATAACTTCACCGCGTTGAACACGCCGGAAAATCACCCCGCGCGTTCGATGCACGACACCTTCTATCTGGAAGGTGCCAGCGACGTCATGCTGCGCACCCATACGAGCCCGATCCAGGTGCGCTACATGCAGGCGCACGTGGCGCGTCATGCGGGCGCCGACGTGATGCCGGAAATCCGCATCATCGCGCCGGGCCGTGTCTATCGCGTCGATTCCGATGCCACGCATTCGCCGATGTTCCATCAGGTCGAAGGCCTGTGGGTCGGTGAATCGGTCAGCTTCGCCGACCTGAAGGGTGTGGTGAGCGACTTCCTGCACCGCTTCTTCGAAACCGATCAGCTGGACGTGCGCTTCCGTCCGTCCTTTTTCCCGTTTACCGAGCCGTCGGCGGAAATCGATGTCGCCTTCATGAGCGGGCCGCTGGCCGGGCGCTGGCTGGAGATCGCCGGCTGCGGCATGGTGCATCCGAACGTGCTCGGCCACTGCGGCATCGACGCCGAACGCTACACCGGTTTCGCCTTTGGCTTCGGCCCGGATCGCCTGACCATGCTGCGTTATGGCATCAATGACCTGCGCCTGTTCTATGACGGTGACGTGCGCTTCCTGAGCCAGTTCCGCTGA